One part of the Dasypus novemcinctus isolate mDasNov1 chromosome 27, mDasNov1.1.hap2, whole genome shotgun sequence genome encodes these proteins:
- the LOC101426795 gene encoding olfactory receptor 8B12-like: MTGENSSSVTEFILAGLTDQPGLRIPLFFLFLCFYVVTVVGNLGLITLIGLNSHLHIPMYFFLLNLSFIDFSYSTAIIPKMLMSFVSKKNIISYTGCMTQLFFFCFFVFSESFILSAMAYDRYAAICKPLVYAVTMSPQVCLFLLLGVYGMGVFGAMAHTGNIVFLTFCADNLINHYMCDILPLLELSCNSSYMNVLVVFIVVTIGIGVPIATIFISYGFILFSILRISSTEGRSKAFSTCSSHIIAVSLFFGSGAFMYLKPPSILPLDQGKISSLFYTIVVPMFNPLIYSLRNKDVKLALKKTLGRITLS, encoded by the coding sequence ATGACTGGAGAGAACTCCTCCTCCGTGACAGAGTTTATCCTTGCCGGCTTAACGGACCAGCCGGGGCTTCGAATCCCCCTCTTCTTCCTGTTTCTATGTTTCTACGTGGTCACTGTGGTGGGAAACCTGGGTTTGATAACCCTGATTGGACTGAATTCTCACCTTCATatccccatgtactttttcctcctCAATTTGTCTTTCATTGATTTTAGTTACTCTACGGCCATCATTCCCAAAATGCTGATGAGTTTTGTCTCAAAGAAGAACATCATTTCCTATACAGGGTGTATGACtcagctctttttcttttgtttctttgttttttctgagTCCTTCATCCTGTCAGCGATGGCATATGACCGTTATGCCGCCATCTGTAAACCATTGGTATATGCAGTCACCATGTCTCCTCAGGTTTGTTTATTCCTGTTATTAGGTGTCTATGGGATGGGAGTTTTTGGGGCAATGGCCCATACAGGAAATATAGTTTTTCTGACCTTTTGTGCTGACAACCTTATCAATCACTATATGTGTGACATCCTTCCCCTCCTTGAGCTCTCCTGTAACAGCTCTTACATGAATGTGCTGGTGGTCTTTATTGTTGTGACCATTGGCATTGGGGTACCCATTGCCACCATTTTTATCTCTTACGGTTTCATTCTTTTCAGCATTCTCCGCATTAGTTCCACAGAGGGAAGGTCCAAAGCCTTCAGTACATGCAGCTCCCACATAATtgcagtttctcttttctttggttcAGGAGCTTTTATGTACCTCAAACCACCTTCTATTTTGCCCCTTGACCAGGGGAAAATTTCCTCCCTCTTCTATACTATTGTTGTGCCCATGTTTAATCCATTAATCTATAGCTTGAGGAATAAGGATGTCAAGTTAGCCCTGAAGAAAACCTTGGGCAGAATAACCctatcttga